One window of the Coleofasciculus sp. FACHB-1120 genome contains the following:
- a CDS encoding DUF1825 family protein: MGFFDSEIVQQEAKQLFEDYQSLIQLGSHYGKFDLEGKKIFIEQMEAMMDRYRVFMKRFELSDDFMAQMTVQQLHTQLGQFGITPAQMFDQMNLTLERMKSELSSQP; the protein is encoded by the coding sequence ATGGGATTTTTTGATTCAGAAATTGTTCAGCAAGAAGCCAAGCAGCTGTTTGAAGATTATCAATCCCTGATCCAACTGGGAAGCCACTACGGCAAATTTGATCTGGAAGGAAAAAAGATTTTCATTGAGCAAATGGAAGCCATGATGGATCGCTATCGCGTCTTTATGAAGCGATTCGAGCTATCTGATGATTTCATGGCTCAAATGACAGTACAGCAGCTACATACCCAGCTTGGTCAATTTGGCATCACTCCGGCTCAAATGTTTGACCAAATGAACCTCACTTTAGAGCGGATGAAATCCGAACTGTCCAGCCAACCCTAA
- a CDS encoding penicillin-binding protein 1A, translating to MSSSTIQDKHPREPVPPLFKFMQGVGKATGGTLLGITMLTSSVVAGGLVGLAISFRNLPDVRVLRSYTPTETSYIYDVKGKHLASLHGEANREIVPLDAISPELKRAVLAIEDSHFYFHQGINPNSVGRAVRANWQKGAVVEGGSTITMQLVKNLFLSRKRTFSRKIAEAVLAIRLEQIFKKDQILEMYLNQVYWGHNNYGVQTASESYFGKKAADLNLAEASMLAGMIQAPEDYSPFTNIKLAKQRQAQVLGRMRELGWITAQEEAAARKLTIKKGQLTSWQTSELPYITDAVVAELKERFGSDAVEKGGMRVQTTIDYKFQRMAEQKVSRWHRRLQGWGVYNNQIALVAVDPRTHFVKALVGGVDYKKSKFNRATQSLRQPGSAFKPFVYYTAFATGKYSPYSTVYDSPVSYRDGGGYYSPKNYGGGYSGAMSIRQALVVSANVPAVKIGRSVGLDKVIETLRTLGFKSPIEPVISLPLGAIGVTPLEMAGGYATFASNGWHSDTTMIVRVTDSQGNVLLDNTPKRRLVLDQWATASLTQVLQGVITGGTGKAAQIGRPAAGKTGTTSLEKDVWFVGYVPQMSTAVWIGKDNNRSLGGGVTGGQYAAPIWRDFMSTAMSGEPVQYFHSPSKFERPR from the coding sequence GTGTCGTCTAGCACTATTCAAGACAAACACCCGCGAGAGCCAGTCCCACCGCTTTTTAAGTTCATGCAGGGAGTCGGGAAAGCAACGGGCGGAACCCTCCTCGGCATCACCATGCTTACCAGTTCGGTAGTCGCTGGTGGACTGGTTGGATTAGCAATTAGCTTCCGTAATTTGCCAGATGTGCGCGTTCTCCGCAGCTATACACCCACGGAAACGTCTTACATTTACGATGTTAAAGGCAAGCACCTTGCCAGTCTCCACGGCGAAGCCAACCGCGAAATTGTCCCCCTTGACGCAATTTCTCCCGAACTAAAGCGGGCGGTTCTCGCAATTGAAGATAGTCACTTTTACTTCCACCAAGGCATCAACCCTAACAGCGTGGGTCGTGCTGTCCGAGCAAACTGGCAGAAGGGCGCGGTTGTAGAGGGCGGTTCGACAATCACCATGCAGTTGGTGAAAAATCTATTTCTTTCTCGCAAGCGTACCTTTAGCCGCAAAATTGCTGAAGCTGTACTCGCAATTCGTTTGGAGCAAATCTTTAAAAAAGACCAAATTTTAGAAATGTACCTCAATCAGGTGTATTGGGGTCACAACAATTATGGTGTCCAAACTGCATCTGAAAGCTACTTTGGCAAAAAAGCTGCTGACCTCAACTTGGCAGAGGCGTCAATGTTGGCAGGGATGATTCAGGCTCCAGAAGATTACAGTCCTTTCACCAATATCAAGCTCGCCAAACAGCGGCAAGCGCAAGTGTTGGGTCGGATGCGGGAGTTGGGGTGGATTACAGCTCAAGAGGAAGCAGCCGCCCGCAAACTAACGATTAAAAAGGGTCAGCTGACTTCTTGGCAAACCAGCGAACTGCCTTACATAACAGATGCAGTCGTGGCTGAGTTGAAAGAGCGCTTTGGTTCAGATGCAGTGGAAAAAGGGGGAATGCGAGTCCAAACTACCATCGACTACAAATTCCAGCGGATGGCGGAACAAAAGGTTAGTCGTTGGCATAGAAGACTTCAGGGTTGGGGAGTTTATAACAACCAAATCGCTCTGGTGGCAGTCGATCCTCGGACGCATTTTGTGAAAGCTTTGGTTGGCGGGGTTGATTACAAAAAAAGTAAGTTTAATCGGGCAACCCAATCGCTACGTCAGCCAGGATCTGCCTTTAAACCATTTGTTTACTACACGGCGTTCGCGACTGGCAAATATTCGCCTTATTCTACTGTCTACGATTCGCCAGTCAGCTATCGAGATGGAGGGGGCTATTACTCTCCCAAAAACTATGGCGGCGGCTACTCTGGTGCGATGAGCATTCGCCAAGCGCTCGTCGTCTCTGCTAACGTGCCTGCGGTGAAAATTGGACGGTCTGTGGGGCTGGACAAGGTGATTGAAACCTTACGGACGCTTGGTTTTAAGAGTCCGATTGAGCCAGTGATTTCCTTACCTCTGGGAGCGATTGGTGTAACGCCTTTAGAAATGGCTGGCGGCTATGCCACGTTTGCCAGTAATGGCTGGCATTCCGACACCACGATGATTGTTCGGGTAACAGACAGCCAAGGCAATGTGTTGCTTGATAACACTCCGAAACGCCGTTTGGTTTTAGACCAGTGGGCGACTGCATCTCTGACTCAAGTGCTGCAAGGGGTAATCACTGGCGGTACGGGGAAAGCTGCACAAATAGGTCGTCCAGCTGCTGGTAAGACGGGTACGACTTCTTTAGAGAAAGATGTTTGGTTTGTGGGCTATGTCCCGCAGATGTCAACGGCTGTTTGGATTGGCAAGGATAACAACCGCAGCTTAGGCGGTGGTGTCACAGGGGGTCAGTACGCCGCTCCAATTTGGCGCGATTTTATGTCAACGGCGATGTCTGGTGAACCCGTGCAATACTTCCACTCGCCTTCCAAATTTGAGCGACCCCGCTAA